The genomic DNA ATTGCCTCTGGATTTGCTCATCTTTTTGCCCTGCTCATCCAAAACCATGCCGTGCAAATACACTTTCTCAAAAGGAATTTCTTCTAGAGCAAACAAAGACATCATTATCATCCGGGAAACCCAGAGAGTTAAAATTTCATAGCCGGTGTCCAGAATCTGGGTGGGATGAAACTCCGCCAAATTTCCTGACTTCTTGCTGGTTTTAAAATTATCAGGCCAGCCCAGAGTTGAAAAAGTCCACATGCCGGAAGAAAACCAGGTGTCCAGGGTGTCCGGATCCTGAACCCAGCCCTCACCTTTTGACGCCTCTAACCCTACATACACTTCCTTATCATTGTTTTTGTGTTTTTGTGTTTTTGTGTTTTTGTGTTCCCTATACCAAACCGGAATCTCGTGCCCAAACCAAATCTGGCGGCTGATGCACCAATCATGCAGATTCTCCATCCAGTCCAAATATTTTTTTGTAAACCTTTCCGGAATAAATTCTATTTTCCCCGCCTCCGCAGGCAGGCCGCTTTTGGCCGCCTCAATCGCTTTTTCTTTCAAGGACTTATTGCCTAACCGCTTTAATTTCTTATCCACGGACACGAACCACTGCTTTGACGGCAAAGGCTCAATCGGCGTGCCGCAACGGTAGCAAACTGATAAATTATTATTAATTTCTTCCTCTTTTTCCAATAATTTTTGTTTTTTTAATGCTTCCGCAATCATCTCCCTCGCTTCTAAAACATCTTTGCCTGAATATTTGCCAAAATTATTATTAATTTTTCCATCTTCATCAATAACTTTCACAATTGGCAATTTATTGGCTTCGGCCATCTGCCAGTCAACCATGGAATGGGCCGGGGTAACGCCGACCGTGCCGGCGCCGAATTCAATATCAACGTTTCTGTCCGCGATAATTTTTAATTTTAAAGGCGCGCCGACGAAATCAACTTTAAAAATTTTTCCTATATATTTTTTATAACGTTTGTCTTTCGGGTTAACCGCCACGGCCGTATCTCCCAGTTTAGTTTCCGGCCTGGTCGTGGCAATGGCAAAAGGAAAATCCTTGCTATATTTGAAAGTATATAATTTCGCTTTTTGCTCTTTATAATTGACTTCATCGTCAGCCAAAGTAGAGTGGCAGCGCGGACACCAATTAACAATCCTTTCCCCTTGATAAATTATTCCTTCTTTGTACATGTCAACAAACATCTTCCGAACCGCTTTCTTCCTCGGCTCGTCTAAGGTAAAGGCCTGCCTTGACCAATCCAGGGACGCTCCCATTTTTCTCGTCTGATTTAAAATTGTCGCCTGCGTCACCTCGACAAAGTCCCAAACTTTTTTTAAAAATTTTTCTTTGCCTAAATCATGACGCGTCTTGCCCTCTTCT from Patescibacteria group bacterium includes the following:
- a CDS encoding valine--tRNA ligase, with the translated sequence MRKDLPKVYTPEAYEDKIYEKWEKSGYFNPDVCVRKKVCAKNAKPFTIILPPPNITDKLHLGHGSTLAIEDLLIRYHRMKGDRTLWLPGTDHAAIATQNVVERKLLKEEGKTRHDLGKEKFLKKVWDFVEVTQATILNQTRKMGASLDWSRQAFTLDEPRKKAVRKMFVDMYKEGIIYQGERIVNWCPRCHSTLADDEVNYKEQKAKLYTFKYSKDFPFAIATTRPETKLGDTAVAVNPKDKRYKKYIGKIFKVDFVGAPLKLKIIADRNVDIEFGAGTVGVTPAHSMVDWQMAEANKLPIVKVIDEDGKINNNFGKYSGKDVLEAREMIAEALKKQKLLEKEEEINNNLSVCYRCGTPIEPLPSKQWFVSVDKKLKRLGNKSLKEKAIEAAKSGLPAEAGKIEFIPERFTKKYLDWMENLHDWCISRQIWFGHEIPVWYREHKNTKTQKHKNNDKEVYVGLEASKGEGWVQDPDTLDTWFSSGMWTFSTLGWPDNFKTSKKSGNLAEFHPTQILDTGYEILTLWVSRMIMMSLFALEEIPFEKVYLHGMVLDEQGKKMSKSRGNGIDPIDVIKKYGTDAVRLSLLIGNTPGNDTRIFEEKIAGFRNFTNKLWNISRFIMQNVKIKNQNDNSECKIDYSKLTLADKYILSNLWDTIKLVNDYLDNYKFSSAGEILRNFTWDELADWYLEATKFQKGTETEKVLLYVLRDLLKLWHPFMPFVTETIWQEIYGKDKFLMVEKWPEYNEKEAIKFMVDAGGFQILQGIIIGIRNARAENRVDASKKVEAVIISGNYKALIEYNQELIKGLRTGISKLEFKESGEGYKDEICVRISNIANDKNHNIEIYLIGVIDKEKEEQRIKKEIVNLEKMITATERKLKNKEFTSKAPAEIVKKEEEKLKTSQVNLEKLKDQIKKL